Proteins encoded in a region of the Methanobrevibacter millerae genome:
- a CDS encoding DUF11 domain-containing protein, producing MNSKGIFGLLILIILTLFLVSSINAADNKTIVSDNNVNENYNLQFNQSYEPSVVHKDDVVEVYLHVKNVGQDTYHNLSILYPLPQGLNLLIFPVEYDNSTWFIDTLYPGENDLLTLVCVPTIAGKTYEFTAGVGSQTIMNSTMDMYVEGENTNSSNGTDIFDGGVIKAVGSVNNSDLSLKQTANPILVLLFAIIFIPFIRIKY from the coding sequence ATGAACAGTAAAGGTATTTTTGGTTTACTGATTTTGATTATTTTAACATTATTTTTAGTCTCTAGTATCAATGCTGCGGATAATAAGACTATTGTTTCAGATAATAATGTAAATGAGAACTATAATCTTCAATTCAATCAAAGTTATGAACCTTCAGTAGTTCATAAAGATGATGTCGTTGAAGTATATCTTCATGTAAAGAATGTTGGTCAGGACACATATCATAATTTATCAATATTGTATCCGTTGCCTCAGGGTTTGAATCTGTTGATTTTTCCTGTTGAGTATGACAACAGCACATGGTTTATAGATACATTATATCCTGGTGAAAATGATTTGTTGACACTGGTTTGCGTTCCTACAATCGCAGGCAAAACCTATGAATTCACGGCAGGAGTTGGTTCACAGACTATTATGAATTCAACCATGGATATGTATGTTGAAGGAGAAAATACCAATTCATCAAATGGTACTGATATATTTGATGGCGGAGTAATCAAAGCAGTTGGTTCTGTTAATAATTCAGATTTAAGTTTAAAACAAACAGCCAATCCAATTTTGGTATTGCTTTTTGCAATTATTTTCATTCCTTTCATTCGCATTAAATACTGA
- a CDS encoding uracil-DNA glycosylase — translation MIGNDWDLALKEEFESDYFKRIKEFTDEEYATRTIYPPKEDVFNAFKFTPLKNVKVVILGQDPYHEEGQAHGLAFSTPEGRPIPRSLKNIFKEIENEYGYRIPESGCLESWAHQGVFLLNTVLTVRESEANSHSNCGWQTFTDHVIKILNEQTQPIVFLLWGKQAEKKKEFLNNPNHLVLITSHPSPFSARRGFFESNHFKLANKFLNENDLKEIDWKL, via the coding sequence ATGATTGGAAATGATTGGGATTTAGCTTTAAAAGAAGAATTTGAAAGTGATTATTTCAAAAGGATAAAAGAATTTACCGATGAGGAATATGCAACAAGGACGATTTATCCACCAAAAGAAGATGTCTTTAATGCATTTAAATTTACTCCACTAAAAAATGTAAAGGTAGTGATTCTAGGCCAGGACCCATATCATGAAGAGGGTCAGGCTCACGGCCTTGCATTCTCAACTCCTGAAGGCAGACCAATACCAAGATCACTTAAAAATATTTTTAAGGAAATAGAAAACGAATACGGCTATCGTATCCCTGAATCAGGATGTCTTGAATCCTGGGCTCATCAGGGAGTTTTTCTCCTGAATACTGTACTGACCGTTCGTGAAAGTGAAGCAAATTCCCACAGTAATTGCGGCTGGCAAACATTTACAGACCATGTAATCAAAATATTAAATGAACAGACACAACCAATAGTATTTCTGTTGTGGGGAAAGCAGGCCGAAAAGAAAAAGGAATTTCTAAACAATCCAAATCATCTGGTTTTAATCACATCACATCCCTCACCTTTCTCAGCAAGACGAGGATTTTTCGAATCAAATCATTTTAAACTGGCAAATAAATTTTTAAATGAAAATGATTTAAAAGAAATAGACTGGAAACTTTAA
- a CDS encoding universal stress protein, giving the protein MFDKILLPTDGSEFSEHEVERAIKALSDDGEIIVLSVASKLEATTPFQRKKNIESLNEEFLKEAYENVDNMAKRFDGHVNVTKMVVVGTPADTIVKIAEDEDVDLIIISASGKSGLHKFFIGSVAEKVLRKSNKDVLLIHN; this is encoded by the coding sequence ATGTTTGATAAAATATTATTACCTACCGATGGGTCTGAATTTTCCGAACATGAAGTTGAAAGAGCAATCAAGGCACTTTCCGATGATGGAGAAATTATAGTTTTGTCTGTTGCAAGTAAATTAGAGGCTACAACACCATTTCAGCGTAAAAAAAATATAGAAAGTCTTAATGAGGAGTTTTTAAAAGAAGCGTATGAAAATGTAGATAATATGGCAAAACGTTTTGATGGACATGTAAATGTCACAAAAATGGTTGTTGTCGGTACTCCTGCAGACACTATTGTTAAAATTGCTGAGGATGAAGATGTGGATTTAATTATTATTTCAGCATCCGGTAAATCAGGTTTGCATAAATTCTTCATTGGAAGTGTAGCTGAAAAGGTATTGAGGAAATCCAATAAGGATGTTTTATTAATTCATAATTAA
- a CDS encoding MATE family efflux transporter codes for MSEKNKNIEMITGDPKNAIIKLSIPMMISMLLIMLYNIADSIWVAGLGADALAAIGFITPLFMVLVGLGNGIGAGANSLIARYIGAKDYDQANNAGLHAIVLCIVVSLIFTVLMMVFMRQLLELMGAGSTIDYALNYGYIIFGALIIFVYSGVASAIFRSEGDMRRATIAIAVTAVMNIILDPIFIYVLNMGINGAAWATVISATLSCIVMSYWIWGKNDLYLDLSPKNFNYQGKMIIDELQVAIPSTLENIIFSALAIIINGMLVTVAGTTAVAVYTASMRIVQMAMIPLIGIGTAELTVSGVAYGARNYENLKTGHSYSIKLGFILSIALGAIMFIFSSQIAAMFSYTSASAELAPQIATAISVLSLFVLAIPHGIMSSMVFQGVGKGVYSLIITLLRSLILETVFAYIFCFIFGWGLVGIYAGVVTGCFVGGTVGYIWAKLFIKRFGENLHA; via the coding sequence GCAGGACTTGGAGCTGATGCTCTTGCAGCTATCGGATTTATCACTCCATTATTCATGGTTTTGGTTGGTTTGGGAAACGGTATAGGTGCGGGTGCAAACTCATTGATTGCACGTTATATTGGAGCAAAGGATTATGATCAGGCTAACAATGCGGGTTTGCATGCAATAGTTTTATGTATTGTAGTATCATTAATATTTACAGTGCTGATGATGGTATTCATGAGACAGCTATTGGAACTTATGGGTGCAGGCAGCACTATAGATTACGCTTTAAATTACGGTTATATTATTTTTGGAGCATTGATTATTTTTGTATACTCCGGTGTGGCTTCAGCAATATTTAGATCAGAAGGAGACATGAGAAGAGCAACAATTGCAATTGCAGTGACAGCAGTAATGAATATTATTTTGGATCCTATATTCATCTATGTATTGAACATGGGAATTAATGGAGCAGCATGGGCAACCGTAATTTCAGCTACATTGTCCTGTATTGTAATGTCCTATTGGATTTGGGGTAAAAATGATTTGTATTTGGATTTATCTCCTAAAAACTTTAATTACCAAGGAAAAATGATAATTGATGAACTGCAGGTAGCTATTCCATCAACACTTGAAAACATTATATTTTCAGCATTGGCAATTATTATCAATGGAATGCTTGTTACTGTTGCAGGCACAACCGCTGTTGCTGTTTATACAGCTTCAATGAGGATTGTTCAAATGGCTATGATACCTTTAATAGGTATTGGAACTGCTGAACTGACCGTGTCTGGTGTTGCATATGGTGCACGTAACTATGAAAACCTTAAGACTGGACACAGCTATTCCATAAAATTAGGTTTTATTTTATCTATTGCGCTGGGAGCAATAATGTTTATTTTCTCATCACAGATTGCTGCAATGTTTTCATACACTTCAGCAAGTGCGGAACTGGCTCCTCAAATCGCAACGGCAATATCAGTGCTTAGCCTGTTTGTTCTTGCAATTCCACATGGTATAATGTCATCAATGGTTTTCCAGGGTGTGGGTAAAGGTGTATATTCCTTAATCATTACTTTGCTTAGATCATTGATTTTAGAAACTGTATTTGCATACATTTTCTGCTTTATCTTCGGATGGGGATTGGTTGGAATCTATGCAGGTGTGGTTACAGGATGTTTTGTTGGAGGAACTGTAGGCTATATCTGGGCAAAACTGTTCATTAAGAGATTTGGTGAAAACTTACATGCGTAA
- a CDS encoding manganese efflux pump MntP family protein: MAFQLISTILIAIALAMDAFSVSLTKGFIQKHLKTNQIFYYGIFFGFFQFMMPILGFYFGALINEFIASIASIIGFILLLAIGLNMIRESLQNDEDELTDNFSFGEVTLLAIATSIDAFAVGLTYALLNESILLPSIIIGIVAFLFSIAGVFLGKKIGNYFGGRFQILGGVILILIGIKILLGF, translated from the coding sequence ATGGCATTTCAGTTAATATCAACAATTCTTATAGCAATAGCACTTGCAATGGACGCATTCAGTGTATCGCTTACAAAAGGATTTATTCAAAAACACTTAAAAACAAACCAAATATTTTATTACGGAATATTTTTTGGATTCTTTCAATTTATGATGCCTATATTAGGCTTTTATTTTGGAGCATTGATAAACGAATTCATTGCATCAATCGCATCAATTATAGGATTCATTCTCCTTTTGGCCATCGGATTGAATATGATTAGGGAAAGCCTTCAGAATGATGAGGATGAACTTACAGACAACTTCAGCTTTGGTGAAGTGACCCTGCTTGCAATCGCAACAAGCATCGATGCATTTGCAGTTGGACTTACCTATGCGCTTTTAAATGAATCAATTTTACTTCCTTCAATAATTATCGGTATAGTAGCATTTCTATTTTCAATAGCAGGAGTATTTTTAGGTAAAAAAATAGGAAATTATTTCGGCGGACGCTTCCAGATTCTTGGTGGTGTTATATTAATTCTGATCGGTATAAAAATTCTTCTTGGATTTTAA